The following are encoded in a window of Salinigranum halophilum genomic DNA:
- a CDS encoding MTH865 family protein — MTDVEAELRAQFEDAFGAADFPVENQMDLVPALPDGPGTTFEAGDVSFSAMELATKLSGHQEFPYESLDALVDDVMLAIKEEGLI, encoded by the coding sequence ATGACCGACGTCGAAGCCGAACTCCGCGCACAGTTCGAAGACGCGTTCGGCGCCGCCGACTTCCCCGTAGAGAACCAGATGGACCTCGTCCCCGCACTCCCCGACGGCCCCGGCACGACGTTCGAGGCCGGTGACGTCTCCTTCTCGGCGATGGAACTCGCGACGAAGCTCAGCGGCCACCAGGAGTTCCCCTACGAGTCGCTCGACGCCCTCGTCGACGACGTGATGCTCGCGATAAAAGAAGAGGGCCTCATCTGA
- a CDS encoding DUF7504 family protein: MSVEPGADAAPPGDRYVFASDLPVPPVAHGTSVVVRGDAAAGPGAVAMRLLEPVSRRQGGALLVETDDTQRGIATRWAASTDVPLSRLAVVSCEGGRRDPPADLGASGCVSQPSDLTGIGIQYAKIARSFTEGPRGRLRVGLDSVSTLQLYCDDVQTVYRFLHTFTGRIRTSGQLGVFVFNPEMHDERVASVVTQPFDAAVDVRLDGDGHRELRVTGVADHSPTWAPL, translated from the coding sequence GTGAGCGTCGAGCCGGGCGCGGACGCCGCGCCCCCCGGTGACCGGTACGTGTTCGCGTCCGACCTCCCGGTCCCGCCGGTGGCACACGGAACGTCGGTCGTCGTCAGAGGGGACGCAGCGGCCGGCCCGGGTGCAGTGGCGATGCGGCTCCTCGAGCCCGTGTCGCGACGGCAGGGTGGCGCACTGCTCGTCGAGACGGACGACACACAGCGTGGCATCGCCACCCGGTGGGCCGCGTCGACCGACGTCCCGCTCTCGCGGCTGGCCGTCGTCAGTTGCGAGGGCGGCCGGCGCGACCCACCGGCCGACCTCGGCGCGTCGGGGTGTGTCTCACAGCCGAGTGACCTCACCGGCATCGGCATCCAGTACGCGAAGATTGCACGGTCGTTCACCGAGGGGCCACGCGGTCGGCTCCGGGTCGGCCTCGACTCAGTCTCGACGCTGCAGCTGTACTGCGACGACGTCCAGACGGTCTACCGGTTCCTCCACACGTTCACCGGCCGCATCCGAACGAGCGGACAGCTCGGCGTCTTCGTGTTCAACCCCGAGATGCACGACGAGCGGGTCGCGAGCGTCGTCACCCAACCGTTCGATGCCGCCGTCGACGTGCGGCTCGACGGGGACGGACACCGGGAGCTCCGCGTCACCGGCGTCGCCGACCACTCCCCGACGTGGGCGCCGCTCTGA
- a CDS encoding GAF domain-containing protein, with protein sequence MTETTVLCVDADEQERARTSAALSATEGVTSTGCGSVAAAEQRLSAAAFDCLVTEYTLPDGTGLDVVAAARETQPDMGCVLFTDTPFADIDTSETPHAVVDHLTKETEADYEYLPALVQRVATARTHTAYPLPPDEEARLAALAAYDLPGLAATAAFDRLTELASRQFDVRFAFVGLVDAHEERFVSCYGAEWDSLPRQDTVCTYAILEDDVMVVEDVAEDPRFAANEVLPSLEIRSYAGAPVTAPTGEPLGMFCVLDDEPRRYTDAERESLRLFAAEAGEQLELRRRVATAEGAS encoded by the coding sequence ATGACCGAGACGACCGTCCTCTGTGTCGACGCAGACGAGCAAGAGCGTGCGCGAACGAGCGCGGCCCTCTCGGCCACCGAGGGGGTGACGTCGACGGGGTGTGGCTCTGTCGCCGCAGCCGAGCAGCGGCTCTCGGCGGCGGCGTTCGACTGCCTCGTCACCGAGTACACACTCCCGGACGGGACCGGGCTGGACGTGGTCGCGGCCGCCCGGGAGACACAACCGGACATGGGCTGTGTCCTCTTCACCGACACACCGTTCGCCGACATCGACACGAGCGAGACGCCGCACGCGGTCGTCGACCATCTCACGAAGGAGACGGAGGCGGATTACGAGTACCTCCCGGCGCTCGTCCAGCGCGTGGCGACCGCTCGGACGCACACCGCCTACCCGCTCCCACCGGACGAGGAGGCACGACTGGCCGCGCTCGCCGCGTACGACCTCCCCGGTCTGGCGGCGACGGCGGCGTTCGACCGACTGACCGAACTCGCGTCTCGGCAGTTCGACGTCCGCTTCGCGTTCGTCGGCCTCGTCGACGCTCACGAAGAGCGGTTCGTCTCCTGTTACGGGGCCGAGTGGGACTCGCTCCCGCGGCAGGACACGGTCTGCACGTACGCCATCCTCGAAGACGACGTGATGGTCGTCGAGGACGTCGCCGAGGACCCGCGGTTCGCCGCGAACGAGGTGCTCCCGTCGCTCGAGATTCGGTCGTACGCCGGAGCGCCGGTCACGGCACCGACCGGGGAGCCACTGGGGATGTTCTGTGTGCTCGACGACGAGCCGCGGCGCTACACCGACGCCGAACGCGAGTCGCTGCGGCTGTTCGCGGCGGAGGCGGGCGAACAGCTCGAACTCCGCCGGCGAGTTGCAACCGCGGAGGGGGCGTCGTGA
- a CDS encoding M42 family metallopeptidase, producing MTDDSVIDDVAFDFELLRELTETDGVPGYEEAVRAVVRRELTAVTDEVRTDAMGNVVGTVEGGDYEVVVAAHMDEVGFMVRHVTDEGFLQLDALGGWDPRILRAQRVRVHTREGPLTGVIGSVPPHTLTDEQREKKQEVSDVYVDLGLPEERVTAQVSVGDVVTMQQTTTRMGDLVTGKALDDRVCLFAMLEAARRLSDPDVTVHFVATVQEEVGLRGAQAVGVDLDPDLALALDVTVANDVPGFDAADHVTELGAGVAVKLKDSSVITTPKVTRRLRDVADAEALSHQLEILPAGGTDTANLQRAGGAVPVGALSIPTRYLHTPTECAHVADVAAMVDLLVAFVESETGEHDYSL from the coding sequence ATGACCGACGACAGCGTCATCGACGACGTGGCGTTCGACTTCGAACTCCTCCGCGAGCTCACCGAGACCGACGGCGTCCCCGGGTACGAGGAGGCAGTCCGTGCCGTGGTGAGGCGCGAACTGACGGCGGTGACGGACGAGGTGCGGACCGACGCGATGGGGAACGTCGTCGGCACCGTCGAGGGGGGTGACTACGAGGTGGTCGTCGCCGCCCACATGGACGAGGTCGGCTTCATGGTTCGACACGTCACCGACGAGGGGTTCCTCCAGCTGGACGCGCTCGGCGGGTGGGACCCCCGTATCTTACGCGCCCAGCGGGTCCGCGTTCACACGCGCGAGGGGCCGCTCACGGGCGTCATCGGCTCGGTCCCGCCGCACACCCTCACCGACGAACAGCGGGAGAAGAAACAGGAGGTGTCCGACGTGTACGTCGACCTCGGACTCCCCGAAGAGCGCGTTACGGCGCAGGTGTCCGTCGGCGACGTGGTGACGATGCAGCAGACGACGACCCGGATGGGCGACCTCGTCACGGGGAAGGCCCTCGACGACCGCGTCTGTCTGTTCGCGATGCTCGAAGCCGCCCGGCGGCTCTCCGACCCCGACGTGACCGTGCACTTCGTCGCGACGGTCCAAGAGGAGGTCGGCCTCCGCGGGGCCCAGGCCGTCGGCGTCGACCTCGACCCGGACCTCGCGCTGGCGCTCGACGTGACGGTCGCGAACGACGTCCCGGGGTTCGACGCCGCCGACCACGTCACCGAACTGGGTGCGGGCGTCGCGGTGAAGCTGAAGGATTCGAGCGTCATCACGACGCCGAAGGTGACCCGTCGCCTCCGCGACGTGGCCGACGCCGAGGCGCTCTCCCACCAGCTCGAGATCCTCCCCGCCGGCGGGACCGACACGGCGAACCTCCAGCGGGCGGGGGGTGCAGTGCCGGTGGGGGCGCTGTCGATTCCGACACGATATCTCCACACACCGACCGAGTGCGCACACGTCGCCGACGTGGCCGCGATGGTCGACCTCCTCGTGGCGTTCGTCGAGAGCGAAACCGGTGAGCACGACTACTCACTGTAG
- a CDS encoding halocyanin domain-containing protein, which produces MSRRAFLTAAGGTAAVAAASGNAAAQTTEPDFGGYLDGIDGGYQDLRGQSEVTIDVGAEGNGGYLAFGPAGVWVDPGTTVTWEWTGEGGGHNVITEEGPASLDSGPAVAEAGTTFEHTFSEEEVGITKYYCEPHQALGMLGAVAVGEDIPTVEVGGGSEGSSGPQVPESAKTLGVATTFAMVATLGLAFFFMKYGGDYETPDE; this is translated from the coding sequence ATGTCGCGGCGGGCGTTCCTGACAGCCGCAGGTGGGACGGCGGCCGTCGCGGCCGCGTCAGGGAACGCCGCGGCACAGACGACAGAGCCGGACTTCGGTGGCTACCTCGACGGTATCGACGGCGGGTACCAGGACCTCCGCGGCCAGAGCGAGGTGACCATCGACGTCGGCGCGGAGGGCAACGGCGGCTACCTCGCGTTCGGCCCGGCGGGTGTCTGGGTCGACCCCGGGACGACCGTGACGTGGGAGTGGACCGGCGAGGGCGGCGGTCACAACGTCATCACCGAGGAAGGGCCGGCGTCGCTCGACAGTGGCCCGGCCGTCGCCGAGGCCGGCACGACGTTCGAACACACCTTCTCCGAGGAAGAGGTCGGCATCACGAAGTACTACTGCGAGCCACACCAGGCGCTCGGGATGCTCGGTGCCGTCGCCGTCGGCGAAGACATCCCAACCGTCGAGGTCGGCGGGGGAAGCGAGGGGAGCAGCGGCCCACAGGTCCCAGAGAGCGCCAAGACGCTCGGCGTCGCCACCACGTTCGCGATGGTCGCCACCCTCGGCCTCGCGTTCTTCTTCATGAAGTACGGCGGCGACTACGAGACGCCCGACGAGTAA
- a CDS encoding glycosyltransferase: MHVAFVSMWTAQHHETGATERTRRVAEALAARGHEVTICCARWWGGDLPAFDQQDVTYRAVTDEPTVGSFGSKLPFHLLRAKPDVVQAVNSPPGHVVAAKRAARLLRVPLVVDWWHDADDDWVDYRRAASAATRVLVPSELVRTQVREHGASEERIETVPESIDVDLVRDAPVDRRADIVYANDLTEGCNVESFLLALAELRTRTWRAAVIGDGPLREAAEATAADLRIDDRVAFLGDLPPEEFVPVLKGARVFAQTAEHEPFATELLWALACGCIGLVEYQTDSSAHELVTGPGRGRRVTSPQELATAISAVADEPHRSRSENYEAYDHDAVLNQYLAVYRDAIDARGFSLGLF, from the coding sequence ATGCACGTCGCGTTCGTCTCGATGTGGACGGCCCAACACCACGAGACTGGCGCGACCGAACGGACCCGACGGGTCGCGGAGGCGCTCGCAGCCCGCGGGCACGAGGTGACCATCTGTTGTGCGCGCTGGTGGGGCGGGGACCTCCCCGCGTTCGACCAGCAGGACGTCACCTACCGCGCGGTCACCGACGAACCCACGGTAGGGTCGTTCGGCTCGAAGCTTCCGTTCCATCTCCTCCGGGCGAAGCCCGACGTCGTCCAGGCGGTCAACAGCCCGCCAGGACACGTCGTGGCGGCGAAACGCGCCGCTCGCCTCCTCCGCGTCCCGCTCGTCGTCGACTGGTGGCACGACGCCGACGACGACTGGGTCGACTACAGACGCGCGGCGAGTGCGGCGACGCGCGTGCTCGTCCCCTCGGAGCTCGTTCGGACGCAGGTCCGTGAGCACGGGGCGTCCGAGGAGCGAATCGAGACGGTGCCCGAGAGTATCGACGTCGACCTGGTCCGCGACGCGCCGGTCGACCGGCGGGCCGACATCGTCTACGCGAACGACCTCACGGAGGGGTGCAACGTGGAATCGTTCCTCCTCGCGCTCGCCGAACTCCGGACCCGGACGTGGCGCGCGGCCGTCATCGGTGACGGGCCACTCCGCGAGGCGGCCGAAGCGACCGCGGCGGACCTCCGCATCGACGACCGGGTCGCCTTCCTCGGCGACCTCCCGCCCGAGGAGTTCGTCCCGGTCCTGAAGGGTGCGCGGGTGTTCGCACAGACGGCCGAGCACGAACCGTTCGCGACGGAACTCCTCTGGGCGCTCGCCTGCGGCTGTATCGGCCTGGTCGAGTATCAGACCGACTCGAGCGCGCACGAACTCGTCACCGGACCGGGGCGCGGCCGGCGCGTCACCTCGCCGCAGGAGTTAGCGACCGCCATCTCGGCCGTCGCCGACGAACCGCATCGGAGCCGGAGCGAGAACTACGAGGCGTACGACCACGACGCCGTCCTCAACCAGTACCTCGCCGTCTATCGCGACGCCATCGACGCGCGCGGCTTCTCGCTCGGACTGTTCTGA
- a CDS encoding DUF420 domain-containing protein, which produces MATASVRGPLKEHPAIVTAVLSVVGYALVIGTFLGYVPASVFPELTLSQVNRLADAIAIINTAATLLLVAGWRFIRRDEVRKHAASMVGAFGLILVFLVLYLTKIGGGGTKEFVGPTLPYYGYLAMLAVHIILSVVSVPVVLHALVLGITHTPEELRAMGTHRKVGRVAAAAWILSLSLGVVAYLLLNHVYSWEFVEALLLPVTP; this is translated from the coding sequence ATGGCAACAGCCAGCGTGCGCGGTCCGCTCAAAGAGCATCCGGCCATCGTGACGGCGGTCCTCTCCGTGGTGGGGTACGCGCTCGTCATCGGAACGTTCCTGGGGTACGTTCCCGCATCGGTGTTTCCCGAACTCACCCTCTCGCAGGTCAATCGCCTCGCCGACGCGATCGCGATCATCAACACGGCGGCGACGCTCCTCCTCGTCGCGGGGTGGCGGTTCATCCGCCGCGACGAGGTTCGAAAGCACGCCGCGTCGATGGTGGGCGCGTTCGGGCTGATCCTCGTCTTCCTCGTGCTCTACCTGACGAAGATCGGTGGGGGCGGCACCAAGGAGTTCGTCGGGCCCACGCTCCCTTACTACGGCTACCTCGCGATGCTCGCCGTCCACATCATCCTCTCCGTGGTCTCGGTGCCCGTCGTGTTACACGCGCTGGTCCTCGGCATCACCCACACCCCCGAGGAACTCCGCGCGATGGGGACCCACCGGAAGGTCGGACGGGTCGCCGCCGCCGCGTGGATCCTCTCGCTCTCGCTCGGCGTGGTGGCGTATCTCCTGCTCAATCACGTCTACAGCTGGGAGTTCGTCGAGGCGCTACTCCTCCCCGTCACGCCCTGA
- a CDS encoding NAD(P)-dependent glycerol-1-phosphate dehydrogenase yields MFDKSTWIKLPRNVVIGHGVLDQVGAAVDDLYLSGQPLLVTSPTPERLAGDRLRAQFDVEPHTVTVEKASFASVEAVAETALAEETDYIIALGGGKAIDIAKMAAERVDCGFVSVPTVASHDGIVSGRSSIPEGDTRHSVAADPPLAVVADTELLAQAPWELTTAGCADIISNYTAVKDWQLAHRLKNVEYSEYAGALSEMTAEMLVDSADSIKPGLEEAAWIVVKALVSSGVAMSIAGSSRPASGAEHLFSHQLDRLVPNTALHGHQVGVGSIMTEYLHSGEKGQWRNIRDALERIDAPTTARELGVDDDVVIEALTTAHTIRDRYTILGDGMNVDAAREVARVTDVIEA; encoded by the coding sequence ATGTTCGACAAGTCGACGTGGATCAAACTCCCGCGGAACGTCGTCATCGGTCACGGCGTCCTCGACCAGGTCGGGGCGGCAGTCGACGACCTCTACCTCTCGGGACAGCCGCTACTGGTGACGAGTCCGACGCCCGAACGGCTGGCAGGCGACCGCCTCCGCGCGCAGTTCGACGTCGAACCGCACACGGTGACCGTCGAGAAGGCGAGCTTCGCGTCCGTCGAGGCGGTCGCAGAGACCGCACTGGCCGAGGAGACGGACTACATCATCGCCCTCGGCGGCGGGAAGGCGATCGACATCGCGAAGATGGCCGCCGAGCGGGTCGACTGCGGCTTCGTCTCCGTCCCCACCGTTGCGAGCCACGACGGCATCGTCTCGGGTCGCTCCTCGATTCCCGAGGGCGACACGCGCCACTCCGTCGCGGCAGACCCACCGCTCGCGGTGGTCGCCGACACCGAACTCCTCGCACAAGCACCGTGGGAACTCACCACGGCCGGCTGTGCGGACATCATCTCCAACTACACCGCCGTCAAGGACTGGCAGCTCGCCCACCGCCTGAAGAACGTCGAGTACTCCGAGTACGCCGGGGCACTCTCGGAGATGACGGCGGAGATGCTCGTCGACAGCGCCGACTCCATCAAGCCGGGCCTCGAAGAGGCCGCGTGGATCGTCGTCAAGGCACTCGTCTCCTCGGGCGTGGCGATGAGCATCGCCGGTTCCTCGCGGCCCGCGTCGGGAGCCGAACACCTCTTCTCACACCAACTCGACCGGCTGGTCCCGAACACGGCGCTGCACGGCCACCAGGTCGGTGTCGGCTCCATCATGACCGAGTACCTCCACAGCGGCGAGAAAGGACAGTGGCGGAACATCCGCGACGCGCTCGAACGCATCGACGCGCCGACGACGGCCCGGGAACTCGGTGTCGACGACGACGTCGTCATCGAGGCGCTCACGACGGCGCACACCATCCGCGACCGCTACACGATTCTGGGTGACGGGATGAACGTGGACGCCGCGCGAGAGGTCGCGCGCGTCACCGACGTCATCGAGGCCTAG
- a CDS encoding LysE family translocator: MFGLALAAPPGPMNAVIAEESVLRGWTAGFRTGLGAMTADATFFVLSLLGVVTFVERFPTVRAVMVGVGGLLMLYFAYGTAREIGESLTPTEEAAADGGETGAGFRKAFVLAIANPYQILFWLTIGVALLESGQFDVLAQTPYVGGDLAGLLVVEKGSPALIVGFFGGILVWVTGFPAALVTAERRVEAFTPVVTALSALVLAGFGLLFLADAAGAFV, translated from the coding sequence GTGTTCGGACTCGCGCTCGCCGCCCCGCCCGGCCCGATGAACGCGGTCATCGCGGAGGAGAGCGTCCTCCGTGGCTGGACGGCCGGGTTCCGGACCGGCCTCGGGGCGATGACGGCCGACGCGACGTTCTTCGTCCTCTCGCTTCTCGGTGTCGTCACGTTCGTCGAACGCTTCCCGACGGTACGCGCGGTGATGGTCGGCGTTGGTGGCCTGCTCATGCTGTACTTCGCGTACGGCACCGCCCGCGAGATCGGCGAGTCGCTCACCCCGACGGAGGAGGCGGCCGCCGACGGCGGCGAGACGGGTGCGGGTTTCCGGAAGGCGTTCGTCCTCGCCATCGCCAACCCCTACCAGATTCTCTTCTGGCTCACCATCGGCGTCGCGCTGCTCGAATCCGGACAGTTCGACGTGCTCGCACAGACGCCCTACGTCGGCGGTGACCTCGCGGGGCTCCTCGTCGTCGAGAAGGGAAGCCCGGCGCTCATCGTCGGCTTCTTCGGCGGCATTCTCGTGTGGGTCACCGGCTTCCCGGCGGCGCTCGTCACGGCCGAGCGGCGGGTAGAGGCGTTTACGCCCGTCGTGACGGCACTCTCGGCGCTCGTGCTCGCCGGATTCGGTCTGCTGTTCCTCGCCGACGCCGCCGGCGCGTTCGTCTGA
- a CDS encoding TMEM165/GDT1 family protein gives MVGLLEVATVAFVAQLAVLPGEKVQFIIAGLSTRYDPKVVVAAAGTAFAGWTALEIWFGAAVKGMLPPAVLDGITAVLFGLFAVLLVRAAPERGGTSVGPDGSDSVQTDGGPTLDVDVPTLFGRDLDTDGLGSFLPIFAMMAAGEFGDKTQLVTIGLAVQYGANPGIWVGEMLAIVPVSIANAYVFHRFSHRFDVRKAHLAGAALFAFFAADTVLALATGFSVWETAVSAVANAVVALV, from the coding sequence ATGGTCGGGCTACTCGAAGTCGCCACGGTGGCGTTCGTCGCCCAGCTCGCCGTCCTCCCCGGAGAGAAGGTCCAGTTCATCATCGCCGGCCTCTCGACGCGATACGACCCGAAGGTCGTCGTCGCCGCCGCGGGGACGGCGTTCGCCGGGTGGACGGCGCTCGAAATCTGGTTCGGCGCGGCGGTGAAGGGTATGCTCCCGCCGGCCGTCCTCGACGGCATCACAGCCGTGCTGTTCGGGCTCTTCGCCGTGTTGCTCGTTCGCGCCGCTCCCGAGCGCGGGGGAACGAGCGTCGGACCGGACGGGAGCGATTCGGTACAGACGGACGGCGGGCCGACACTCGACGTCGACGTCCCGACGCTGTTCGGGCGGGACCTCGACACCGACGGTCTCGGGAGCTTCCTCCCCATCTTCGCGATGATGGCCGCCGGTGAGTTCGGCGACAAGACCCAGCTCGTGACCATCGGCCTCGCCGTCCAGTACGGGGCGAATCCGGGGATATGGGTCGGCGAGATGCTCGCAATCGTGCCGGTGAGCATCGCGAACGCCTACGTCTTCCATCGCTTCTCCCACCGGTTCGACGTTCGGAAGGCGCACCTCGCCGGCGCGGCGCTGTTCGCGTTCTTCGCTGCCGATACGGTTCTCGCACTCGCCACCGGCTTCTCGGTGTGGGAGACGGCCGTCTCGGCGGTCGCGAACGCGGTCGTCGCCCTCGTCTAA
- a CDS encoding metal-dependent transcriptional regulator — protein sequence MLSDVMEDYLKAIYTLQTEDGPPVATSAIADALSKTPPTVTSMLGKLEERGLVAREKYKGAELTREGETVALEVIRHHRLLEAYLAEHLDYDWSEVHDEADALEHHISEEFERRVAEALGDPEVDPHGDPIPSADLTPLGTDDSTRLDEHPVGDRVTVTRVSDRDEEELQYLADAGITPGTRLEVVDVAPFGMVTVRVGEGGREQSLPEAVARSIRVVPATDGDPQYGPEVEG from the coding sequence GTGCTCAGCGACGTGATGGAAGACTACCTGAAGGCCATCTACACGCTGCAGACCGAAGACGGCCCGCCGGTGGCGACGTCGGCCATCGCCGACGCGCTCTCGAAGACCCCACCGACGGTGACGAGTATGCTCGGAAAGCTCGAAGAACGCGGGCTCGTCGCGCGCGAGAAGTACAAGGGAGCAGAGCTGACGCGCGAGGGCGAGACGGTCGCCCTGGAGGTCATCCGCCACCACCGACTCCTGGAGGCGTACCTCGCAGAGCACCTCGACTACGACTGGAGCGAGGTCCACGACGAGGCCGACGCCCTCGAACATCACATCTCCGAGGAGTTCGAGCGCCGGGTCGCCGAGGCGCTGGGCGACCCCGAGGTCGACCCCCACGGCGACCCGATTCCGAGCGCCGACCTCACGCCGCTCGGCACGGACGACTCGACGCGGCTGGACGAACATCCCGTCGGCGACCGCGTCACCGTCACACGTGTCTCCGACCGCGACGAGGAGGAACTGCAGTATCTCGCCGACGCGGGCATCACACCCGGGACCCGCCTGGAGGTCGTCGACGTGGCACCGTTCGGGATGGTGACCGTCCGTGTGGGCGAGGGAGGCCGCGAGCAGTCGCTCCCGGAGGCCGTCGCCCGCTCCATCCGTGTCGTCCCTGCCACCGACGGAGACCCCCAGTACGGGCCGGAGGTCGAGGGCTGA
- a CDS encoding threonine synthase translates to MDQSDAFRALRCTATGEELAADPTRTGPSEAGAPVDPVYDVDAVDWDHAFLADARSVWDFADLLPFESGVSAAEGGTPLVDAPALADELGVDSLFVKDEGRNPTGTVLDRGLSLAVTAAVDAGADLVAHASAGNSGQSGAAYAGRASLRSYAFVPSRAPFPNKAMTNVHGGDMRVAGGRYPDAVEALQTQLKSDWFTLQEFDNPVRHEGYKTIAYELVGEGCVPDAVFVPASTGEVVYGLVKGFRELDELGLVDDLPRVVAAQPTGCAPIAAAFDSGREVEAWNQPDTIVGELEIPDPTGGDLVVDAVDATGGRVVTVDDDAILGSAVAAAQTTAVDVGSAGGAAAAAADALADEFDEDATLVVVNTEAGVKTADILRSHLMGQGI, encoded by the coding sequence ATGGATCAGAGCGACGCGTTCCGGGCGCTCCGCTGTACCGCGACTGGTGAGGAACTCGCTGCGGACCCCACGCGGACCGGCCCGAGCGAGGCCGGGGCGCCGGTCGACCCCGTCTACGACGTCGACGCCGTCGACTGGGACCACGCGTTCCTCGCGGACGCCCGCTCGGTGTGGGACTTCGCCGACCTCCTGCCGTTCGAATCCGGCGTGAGCGCGGCCGAGGGCGGGACGCCGCTCGTCGACGCGCCGGCGCTCGCCGACGAACTCGGTGTCGACTCCCTGTTCGTCAAGGACGAGGGGCGGAACCCGACCGGGACGGTACTCGACCGTGGGCTCTCGCTCGCGGTCACGGCCGCCGTCGACGCCGGGGCCGACCTCGTCGCACACGCGTCGGCCGGCAACAGTGGACAGTCCGGGGCGGCCTACGCGGGACGGGCGAGCCTCCGGTCGTACGCGTTCGTCCCCTCGCGCGCGCCGTTCCCGAACAAGGCGATGACCAACGTCCACGGCGGCGACATGCGCGTCGCCGGCGGCCGCTACCCCGACGCCGTCGAGGCGCTACAGACGCAGTTGAAGTCCGACTGGTTCACGCTCCAGGAGTTCGACAACCCCGTTCGCCACGAGGGCTACAAGACCATCGCCTACGAACTCGTCGGCGAGGGGTGTGTCCCCGACGCGGTGTTCGTCCCGGCGAGCACGGGCGAGGTCGTCTACGGCCTCGTGAAGGGATTCCGCGAGCTCGACGAACTCGGGCTCGTCGACGACTTGCCGCGGGTGGTCGCCGCCCAGCCGACCGGCTGTGCCCCCATCGCGGCGGCGTTCGACTCCGGCCGCGAGGTGGAGGCGTGGAACCAGCCGGACACCATCGTCGGCGAACTGGAGATTCCCGACCCGACGGGCGGTGACCTCGTGGTCGACGCGGTCGACGCGACCGGAGGACGCGTCGTGACCGTCGACGACGACGCGATCCTCGGAAGCGCCGTCGCCGCCGCACAGACCACCGCCGTCGACGTCGGCTCTGCCGGCGGTGCCGCGGCGGCGGCCGCCGACGCGCTAGCCGACGAGTTCGACGAGGACGCGACGCTCGTGGTCGTCAACACCGAGGCGGGTGTGAAGACGGCGGACATCCTCCGGTCGCACCTGATGGGTCAGGGGATTTGA
- a CDS encoding cold-shock protein — protein MAKGKVDFFNDTGGYGFINTDDADDDVFFHMEDVGGPDLEEGQEVEFEIQDSPKGPRAANLVRL, from the coding sequence ATGGCGAAAGGGAAGGTCGACTTCTTCAACGATACGGGCGGTTACGGTTTCATCAACACTGACGACGCTGACGACGACGTCTTCTTCCACATGGAGGACGTCGGTGGTCCTGACCTCGAAGAGGGGCAGGAGGTCGAGTTCGAGATTCAGGACTCACCCAAGGGTCCGCGCGCGGCGAACCTCGTCCGCCTCTAA